From Lysobacter lycopersici:
GCGAATAGGTGTCGTTGATGCGCTTGAAGTGGTCGAGGTCGAGCAAGGCGAAGCTGAGCGGCGTGCCGGCGTGCATCGCCCGGTCGAAGGCGCGGGCGAGTTCCTCGTTGATGCTGCGGCGGTTGGCGAGGCCGGTGAGCGCGTCCTCCAGCGCCTGTCGTTCGAAGGCTTCGGACTGCTCCTGCAGCTTCGCCAGCAGCATGGATTTATCGTGGTCCGCCTGCATCAGTCGATCGGTCTGCTCGCGCAGGTCGCGGGTCCGCTGGTCGACGATGGCTTCCAGTTGCAGCGCGCGACGCCGCAGGTGGCGCGAACGCCAGCGGTAGAACGCGACCACGAGCAGGCCCGCCAGCAGCACCAACGCGGCCTGGAACCAACCGCGCTGCCACAGCAGCGGCGCGATCTCGATTTCCAGCGCGGTCGGGCGGGTGGCATTCCAGCCCTGGCCGAGGCTCGGGGCCGAGACCCCGATCAGGAAGCGGTAACGGCCGGGCCCGAGGTTGGTGTATTGCGCGACGCGCTGGTTGCCGCGGTCGATCCAGCCGCGATCCACGCCTTCCAGCTTGTAGCGGTAGCGCAGGAAGCGCGGCATGCGGAAGCTCGGGCTGGCGTAATGGAATTCGAGCTTGCTGGTGCCTGCCGGCAGGCGCAGCGGCCCGCCCGAAGGGACCGGCGCATCGTTCGCCAGCACCTGTTCGACGACCACCGGCGGGACATGGCGGTGGTAGTTGCCGAGCGCAGTCGGATCGAGCACCGCGGCGCCGCCGGCGGTGGCGACCCAGAGGTCGCCGCGGCGATCGAGCAAGGCCGAAGGGCCGGCGCCGCCATTGCACTGCGCGCTGGCGAGGCCGTCGGCTTCGCTGAAATGGTCGGGCGAAAGCGTTTTCGCGCGCCCGTCCAGGACCGCTTCAGCATCGCTGCGGCGCACGCGCATCACACCACGGTTGGAAGTGAGCCAGAGCCCACCGATGCCGTCGTCGACCACCGCGAACAGGGTGTCGATCGGCAAGCCCTGCGCCAGCCCCAGCGCCTGCAACTTGCCGTCGCGGTAACGCAACAGGCCGCGGTCGCTGGCCATCCAGATGGTGCCGTCGGCGTCCTCGTGGAAACCGAACACGTCCTGCGCCTCGCTGACACTGCTCGCGTCGATCGGCTGCACGCGCTCGCCGACGATGCGCGCCGAACCGTTCGCGGTGCCGACCCACAGGCTGCCGTCACGCGCCAGGTGCAGGGCCATGATGAATTCGCGCGGCAAGCCATCCTTCGCGCCGAACAGGCGATAGGCGCCGTTGCGCATGCGCACCAGCCCGCGCGTGGTACCGATCCACAGCGTGCCGTCCGGTGCCTGTTCGAGCGCGCGCACCTGGTTGCTGCCGGGCATTCCGCCGGCGTTGTCGTAATGCGCGACCACCTTGCCGTCGCGCAGGCGCAGCAGGCCCGCGGTGTAGGTTCCCGCCCACAGGCTGCCGTCATGGTCTTCCAGCAGGCTCAGGATCGAATCGCTGGGTAGGCCATCGGCGCTGGTGTAACTGGCTTCCACCTTGCCGTCGCGGATGCGGTTGAGGCCGCGGCTGGTGCCGATCCACAGCGAACCGTCGCGGCCTTCGGCCAGTGCGCGCACGTAGTCGTCGCTCAGGCCCTGGTCGCCGTTCCAGGTGCTGAACGGCGCATCGCTCAGGCGCAGCAGTCCGCCGTTCGTGCCGGCCCAGATGCTGCCCTCGCTGTCGACCATCAGCGCCGCGACGCGGTTGTTGGGCAAGCCACGCTGGCTGCTGAAGTGATCGACGCCGGATTTCGCCAGCCGCAGCAAGCCGTTGTTGACCGTGCCGATCCACAGGTTGCCGGCGGCATCCAGCGCCATGCTGGGAACGCCGTCCTGCGGCAGCAACGGCGATACCGGCACGAAACGCGCGCCATCGCGCCGGTACAGGCCGCGCTCGGTGCCGACGTAGAGTTCGCCCTTCGCATCCTGCAGCAGGTGGAACGCCGGCGCCTCCGGCAATCCGGATCCGGCGCCGAAACGCTCCGGCTTCCTGCCCTCCGCGAAATGCGCGATGCCGGCCGCGGTGGCGACCCACATCGAACCATCGCGATCCTCGAACAGCGAATACACCACGTCCGAAGGCAGGCCGTTGCGCGAGTCGTAATGCACGGCCTGGCCCGGGGCGCGCACCACGCTGATGCCGGAATTCTCCGTCGCCACCCACAACCGGCCCGCGCGGTCGTACACCGCGTCCATGATCTCGTCCTGGGCGAGGCCGTCGGCCATGCTCCAGTGCCGCCATTGGTCGCCGCGCTTGACGCTGACGCCGCCGCGCGAAGTGCCGATCACGATGGTGCCGTCCGGCATCGTGCGCACCGAACGGATGCCGTTGTCCTTCAGCGCAGGGGTGTTGCGCCGGTCGAAGACGTGGAACTCCAGGCCGTCGTAGCGGACCAACCCTTCCCAGGTTCCGAACCAGAGGTAACCGTCGGGCGTCTGCGCGATCGAGTTGACCTGGTTGTGCGGAAGCCCCTGGCGCGTGGTCCAGGTCTCGCGGAAGAAGGCGGTGAGCGGCTTGTCGCCCGATCCAGCCGCGGGCAGGCCTTGCGCGAACAGCGGGAAAACCGCGGCAACGGCGAGCAACAGGCAGCACCATGCCACGCGCGCGTGGATTCGCCGTCCCTTCGCAACAGATGCCCCCCGCATCCGCCCTCCCCGTCCTCAGTCGCCGGGCATGCCCGCGAGCGTGCCCATGTACCGGCGATAGTGCCGCAATTCCTCGATGGAATCGCGCACGTCGCTGAGCGCGGTGTGCGCCGCGACCTTGCTGAAGCCCGCGTGTACCTGCGGCGCCCAGCGCCGGGCCAGTTCCTTGATCGTGCTGACGTCGAGGTTGCGGTAGTGGAAGTGGCATTCCAGCGCCGGCATCCGCCGGTGCAGGAAGCGCCGGTCCTGGCAGATCGAATTGCCGCACATCGGCGAGGTATTGGCCGGCACCCATT
This genomic window contains:
- a CDS encoding ligand-binding sensor domain-containing diguanylate cyclase yields the protein MAWCCLLLAVAAVFPLFAQGLPAAGSGDKPLTAFFRETWTTRQGLPHNQVNSIAQTPDGYLWFGTWEGLVRYDGLEFHVFDRRNTPALKDNGIRSVRTMPDGTIVIGTSRGGVSVKRGDQWRHWSMADGLAQDEIMDAVYDRAGRLWVATENSGISVVRAPGQAVHYDSRNGLPSDVVYSLFEDRDGSMWVATAAGIAHFAEGRKPERFGAGSGLPEAPAFHLLQDAKGELYVGTERGLYRRDGARFVPVSPLLPQDGVPSMALDAAGNLWIGTVNNGLLRLAKSGVDHFSSQRGLPNNRVAALMVDSEGSIWAGTNGGLLRLSDAPFSTWNGDQGLSDDYVRALAEGRDGSLWIGTSRGLNRIRDGKVEASYTSADGLPSDSILSLLEDHDGSLWAGTYTAGLLRLRDGKVVAHYDNAGGMPGSNQVRALEQAPDGTLWIGTTRGLVRMRNGAYRLFGAKDGLPREFIMALHLARDGSLWVGTANGSARIVGERVQPIDASSVSEAQDVFGFHEDADGTIWMASDRGLLRYRDGKLQALGLAQGLPIDTLFAVVDDGIGGLWLTSNRGVMRVRRSDAEAVLDGRAKTLSPDHFSEADGLASAQCNGGAGPSALLDRRGDLWVATAGGAAVLDPTALGNYHRHVPPVVVEQVLANDAPVPSGGPLRLPAGTSKLEFHYASPSFRMPRFLRYRYKLEGVDRGWIDRGNQRVAQYTNLGPGRYRFLIGVSAPSLGQGWNATRPTALEIEIAPLLWQRGWFQAALVLLAGLLVVAFYRWRSRHLRRRALQLEAIVDQRTRDLREQTDRLMQADHDKSMLLAKLQEQSEAFERQALEDALTGLANRRSINEELARAFDRAMHAGTPLSFALLDLDHFKRINDTYSHLAGDHALVVVAGVLTAEAGASGTVARWGGEEFAVLFEGVGLDAARACCERLREAVERLDCSAFAPGWKMSISGGVVERTGLAYYEKLVSRADDLLYEAKREGRNRIRG